A single genomic interval of Hydractinia symbiolongicarpus strain clone_291-10 chromosome 8, HSymV2.1, whole genome shotgun sequence harbors:
- the LOC130654769 gene encoding CAR1 transcription factor-like: MDTAQNPHTPSVTQLFESYKKRHNEATARYINNHPAQMSREHNTKEMILDRARAQPSKQKNITKQYEVLRQMANASGDHSNNVTKLNGAFNNNEVLQQAATKRSYTDFNNSGGSDDPLKKISRMPDVNKSQYKIPSYDVNQSIQPNVYPFQQSSTNSLTVATSALSTSNVVNPAMSVSDNLIGNLSNNSSGISDLNDVLNDNMNKMAKSPNINQVKAEVSMASSCSGGVSGSTSLVNNTQAETGNYNQYNHSNTLPDLADLANIDKFSLYGEVAGSNKNKNNNNNNNKNVNNSANDNFVKSENQVLNGEMNLNNINVSVNNSSQNAQEKWAFSEQNTSQQQNASVSQTLNPLASLNRIASGQQMTDQMQNNGQTQLNQNRPVNLNTMISTALSQQQMKNLTNVKNGQPVSNNPVGSPRSMMQSPKNSLQSPMNNLNSSLNNSLSRSMPTSNVPIQAGMPPNLPRLPAMPNARQYLAEHINKTHQQGSLPNVQNVPNMNNLYNGGPTTATEKLQEHIINKKREQARLQMHQMTNKQYMPQHMLSPIQNTMNNMNPFQFPAEYQPYNPQQKTYEQMAMPQQPQPNSPMGYYSNPYQMDQVAGGQLFPNTAPPVYTPQSRAGIMRNFMRGRHQLNDIYPNMANVRTGLEQQPMFNPTNKAPPQYPNQGLNPNLEQQQQQQQQMLMNNSMQTASRLSHFSQPDTNMNLSNPTSMNPSQMRMRNQINRYPPPSLSRTMGITADNMDSSQFGNYGMPQQRNPAMLGMNHNGFNGTYTNEQFFMLQKRAAHRQALLQRQQQQNMMQNQNFSTNMNMSNPANLLRDNSRLDTAMSMNSSFNASGDGKSNNPVYRQQMHAQQQQQQLAHHQQQQQTLNNSMNMTNSDQSSNIKLDSNKNLLSNNVNNNPPNQQVLSPKQTLNLTNLPNETTEVETDLDNILNDPPDGFDLVTMFS, from the exons ATGGATACCGCCCAAAATCCTCATACGCCAAGTGTAACACAACTCTTCGAGTCTTACAAAAAACGGCACAATGAAGCAACAGCGAGGTATATAAATAATCATCCAGCACAAATGAGTAGAGAGCATAATACGAAGGAAATGATTCTTGATCGTGCGAGAGCTCAACCTAGTAAACAaaagaatatcactaaacagTATGAAGTTTTGCGACAAATGGCGAATGCAAGTGGTGATCATTCAAATAATGTTACTAAATTAAATGGTGCCTTCAATAACAACGAAGTATTGCAGCAG GCAGCGACGAAACGTTCTTATACCGATTTTAATAACTCAGGAGGAAGCGATGATCCCTTGAAGAAAATCTCTCGAATGCCAGATGTAAATAAGTCGCAGTATAAAATCCCTTCGTATGATGTTAACCAGTCTATACAGCCGAATGTTTATCCGTTCCAACAATCTTCAACGAATTCATTAACTGTTGCTACAAGTGCTTTGTCTACTTCGAATGTAGTTAACCCGGCAATGAGTGTGAGCGATAATCTTATTGGAAACTTGTCAAACAATAGCAGTGGTATTTCCGATTTAAATGATGTACTAAATGACAATATGAATAAAATGGCGAAGTCACCGAATATCAACCAAGTGAAAGCTGAAGTATCAATGGCCAGTTCTTGTAGTGGAGGTGTTTCGGGCAGTACTAGCTTAGTAAATAACACCCAAGCGGAGACTGGTAACTACAACCAGTATAATCATTCGAATACGTTACCAGATTTAGCTGACCTTGCAAATATCGACAAGTTTTCGTTGTATGGCGAGGTTGCTGGAAGTAAcaagaacaaaaataacaacaacaataataataaaaacgttAATAACAGCGCTAATGATAATTTTGTGAAATCAGAAAATCAAGTTTTGAATGGAGAAATGAATCTGAATAACATCAATGTGTCGGTTAATAACTCATCGCAAAACGCACAAGAGAAATGGGCGTTTTCAGAACAAAACACAAGTCAGCAACAGAATGCATCTGTTTCTCAGACATTAAATCCCTTAGCCAGCTTAAACAGGATCGCGTCTGGACAACAAATGACTGACCAGATGCAAAACAATGGACAAACTCAACTCAATCAGAACAGACCAGTGAACCTGAATACGATGATCAGCACAGCGTTAAGTCAACAACAGATGAAAAATCTGACAAACGTCAAGAATGGACAACCTGTCAGCAACAATCCTGTAGGATCTCCGCGCAGCATGATGCAGTCTCCTAAAAATTCGTTGCAGTCACCTATGAACAATTTGAATTCATCCCTTAACAACTCATTATCGCGTTCTATGCCTACTTCGAATGTGCCTATCCAGGCTGGGATGCCTCCTAACCTGCCTAGGTTACCAGCCATGCCAAATGCGCGTCAGTATTTAGCCGAGCACATTAATAAAACACATCAACAAGGTTCGTTACCCAATGTACAGAATGTACCCAACATGAACAATCTATATAACGGTGGCCCAACCACAGCCACGGAAAAGTTGCAGGAGcatattattaacaaaaaaagagaaCAAGCTCGCTTGCAAATGCATCAGATGACAAACAAACAATATATGCCACAGCATATGTTGTCACCCATCCAAAACACGATGAATAATATGAATCCGTTTCAATTTCCTGCAGAATATCAGCCATATAATCCTCAACAGAAAACTTACGAACAGATGGCGATGCCACAACAACCACAGCCGAATTCTCCAATGGGATACTACTCCAATCCGTACCAGATGGACCAAGTGGCAGGTGGTCAACTGTTTCCCAACACTGCGCCGCCAGTCTATACTCCACAAAGTCGAGCTGGTATTATGAGAAATTTTATGCGTGGAAGACACCAGTTGAATGACATTTACCCCAACATGGCTAATGTTAGGACAGGATTGGAACAGCAGCCAATGTTTAACCCCACTAATAAAGCTCCTCCGCAGTACCCGAATCAAGGTTTGAACCCCAActtagaacaacaacaacaacaacaacaacaaatgttAATGAACAACAGCATGCAGACTGCGTCACGACTTTCGCATTTCTCACAACCAGACACTAATATGAACCTGTCCAATCCAACCAGTATGAATCCTTCGCAAATGCGCATGCGCAATCAGATTAATAGGTATCCACCCCCATCTCTTTCTCGTACGATGGGTATCACCGCTGATAATATGGATAGTTCACAATTTGGTAACTACGGTATGCCACAACAACGTAACCCAGCTATGTTGGGGATGAATCATAATGGATTCAATGGAACTTACACCAACGAGCAGTTTTTTATGTTGCAGAAAAGAGCGGCCCATCGACAAGCTCTGTTGCAACGTCAACAACAACAGAATATGATGCAGAACCAGAATTTTTCCACGAACATGAACATGAGCAATCCAGCGAATCTTTTACGAGATAATTCCAGGTTAGATACCGCCATGTCAATGAATAGCAGTTTTAATGCTTCTGGCGATGGTAAGAGTAATAATCCTGTTTATCGCCAGCAAATGCAcgcgcaacaacaacaacaacaactggctcatcatcaacaacaacaacaaacactaAATAATTCGATGAATATGACGAACAGCGACCAATCAAGTAATATAAAGTTAGATTCAAACAAAAACTTGTTGTCGAACAACGTAAATAACAACCCGCCCAACCAACAGGTACTTTCTCCGAAACAAACTTTGAATCTGACAAATCTTCCAAACGAAACTACTGAAGTTGAAACTGACTTAGACAACATATTAAACGACCCTCCTGATGGCTTTGATCTGGTCACAATGTTTAGTTAG
- the LOC130654772 gene encoding uncharacterized protein LOC130654772, which yields MSEEINATVCGPTKQYNKTEKIMQSVVKLFVQMSTPNYSMPWQMKRQQQTSGSGFIISNRRILTNGHVVAYQKSVRVRKHGDAKKYHAHVIHVAHECDIAMVGVSDDAFWEGLEALEFGDIPQLEEDIVVVGFPTGGDNISVTRGVVSRVDIQRYSHSGAHLLAIQIDAAINAGNSGGPALKDGKVVGIAFETLDNAENIGYIIPIPVVSHFLEDISRNEKFSGFCNLGIRWQPIESDHMRTYFKLTPKDSGILISRSLKLSCSYNHLQRGDVLMGINGVNIADDGTVPFRGNERILWNYLIHSKFPQEVIEATILRSGKKKTVEVALEVLTFLVPPQLYDRRPSYVVYCGLVFVSLSQPYMLHQYGKDWGRKAPIRLCDRILYGVQEKKNQEVIVLSQVLASELTAGYDSFSNLQIYRVNGIPVLNLKHLCHILDKLTLPHSGKSETAATANLINSGASDRLDNIEPALRRSENGRDSPESTATVSLTDRERESYTSFDKLSGGVEIGDDLDRTVESAEVEKRLHKLQQEDRLYSEFTSETQNLYYGAGDDPLLLDCTNFIHFELDKDKVIVFDIASAHTKNLEILRQYAISLPRSENLPCQQY from the exons atgtccGAAGAAATTAATGCAACAGTCTGTGGTCCAACAAAGCAATATAATAAAACTGAAAAA ATTATGCAATCTGTGGTAAAGCTGTTTGTTCAGATGTCAACGCCAAATTACAGTATGCCCTGGCAAATGAAAAGACAACAACAAACATCTGGTTCTGGTTTCATCATCTCAAATCGTAGAATTTTAACAAATGGTCATGTAGTTGCATATCAAAAATCG GTTAGAGTTCGTAAACATGGTGATGCCAAGAAGTACCACGCACATGTGATTCATGTTGCTCATGAGTGTGATATTGCAATG GTTGGTGTCAGTGATGATGCCTTTTGGGAAGGGTTGGAAGCGTTGGAGTTTGGTGATATTCCTCAATTGGAAGAAGATATTGTGGTAGTTGGTTTCCCAACAGGTGGTGACAACATCAGTGTAACACGTGGTGTTGTCTCCAGAGTGGATATACAAAGATATTCACACTCAGGAGCCCACCTGCTTGCAATTCAG atcGATGCAGCAATTAATGCTGGCAACAGCGGCGGACCAGCTTTAAAGGATGGAAAAGTTGTCGGTATCGCATTTGAAACACTTGACAATGCCGAAAATATTGGGTACATTATTCCT ATTCCAGTGGTTTCGCATTTTCTAGAGGACATCAGtagaaatgaaaaattttctGGTTTTTGTAACTTGGGAATTAGATGGCAACCCATTGAGAGTGACCACATGAGAACGTACTTTAAGCTAACCCCAAAAGACTCTGGAATTCTCATCTCCCGGTCGCTGAAGTTATCGTGCAGTTACAACCATCTGCAACGAGGAGATGTTTTAATGGGTATCAACGGTGTAAACATAGCTGATGATGGAAct GTACCATTCAGAGGAAATGAAAGAATCTTATGGAATTATTTAATTCATTCAAAATTTCCCCAGGAAGTTATTGAAGCGACAATTCTTCGATCAGGAAAGAAGAAAACAGTTGAAGTAGCTTTGGAAGTACTTACATTTTTAGTTCCTCCTCAGTTATACGACAGACGCCCAAG CTACGTCGTTTATTGTGGGCTAGTTTTCGTCTCGCTGTCTCAACCTTATATGTTGCACCAGTATGGAAAAGACTGGGGTCGAAAAGCACCAATTCGTTTATGTGATCGAATCTTGTATGGTGTTCAGGAGAAGAAAAACCAAGAAGTGATTGTACTTAGTCAG GTACTTGCATCAGAATTGACAGCTGGCTATGACAGTTTTTCAAATCTCCAAATATACCGTGTCAACGGGATTCCAGTGTTGAATTTAAAACATCTTTGCCACATCTTGGATAAACTGACCTTGCCTCATTCAGGTAAATCTGAAACAGCTGCGACAGCAAATCTTATAAATTCAGGTGCAAGTGACCGACTGGACAACATCGAACCTGCACTAAGAAGATCTGAAAATGGAAGGGACTCACCTGAAAGCACAGCAACGGTGTCCTTGACAGACAGGGAAAGAGAATCATACACAAGCTTTGATAAGCTGAGCGGTGGCGTTGAAATAGGTGACGATTTGGATCGTACTGTGGAGAGTGCTGAGGTGGAGAAACGTTTACATAAACTGCAACAAGAAGATAGACTGTACTCTGAATTTACATCTGAAACGCAAAACCTGTATTATGGTGCAGGCGATGACCCGCTTCTGTTAGACTGTACGAATTTCATTCACTTTGAACTGGACAAGGATAAAGTAATTGTGTTTGATATTGCATCGGCTCACAcgaaaaatttagaaattttgagACAATACGCAATTAGTTTGCCGAGGTCGGAAAATTTGCCGTGTCAgcaatattaa
- the LOC130653849 gene encoding gremlin-1-like, protein MKIDVNKHLKISYMRKVENLLFEIILKYSSFKAELNEKSFPQDCRSYKLKQVIHYPGCINQTITSSACIGQCFTAWSPHIAGVYNNGIQLCRGCLPDEKSLKIVTLHCPGQSSLYKDFEIHLAMSCKCKEIKCKTRAVKFLHDPNRN, encoded by the exons ATGAAAATTGATGTGAACAAACATTTAAAGATATCATATATGcgaaaagttgaaaatttactttttgaaatcATTTTGAAATACAGCTCTTTTAAAG CTGAACTTAACGAGAAAAGCTTTCCCCAAGATTGCAGATCCTACAAACTTAAACAAGTTATCCATTACCCAGGATGCATCAATCAAACAATTACCAGCAGTGCATGCATTGGTCAATGCTTCACAGCCTGGTCTCCACACATCGCAGGAGTATACAATAACGGTATTCAATTATGTAGAGGTTGTCTCCctgatgaaaaaagtttaaagattGTGACTCTTCATTGTCCCGGGCAATCGAGTTTATATAAAGACTTCGAGATACACCTCGCCATGTCATGCAAATGCAAGGAGATTAAATGCAAAACAAGAGCAGTAAAGTTTCTTCATGACCCTAAcagaaattaa